The region TTGGCTGTGGACTGTGTTTTCCTTGTATTGTTTATCGAGCACACTGTACCCATTAATCAAGAGCGGATTTTCCCTGGAAGTCACTTCCAAAAGACCAGTGTGAGTAGAATCTGATTGCGATATTTTACGATGTTTCTTGGGACTTGGAATCATGGTAATTAAAGAGTTATAAAATTGccattttacttataaCGGTGTTACATTGTATTATGCAGAAAGTTGGCGAATATTGTACACAAAATGGTTAAACagcataaaatataatataaaattgtttacaattaaaatttattaatcatTATTGCTAATTCCCTACTTAAAgctgtttttaaaattttctaACACCACATTGGCTACTACCAAtgttttgtgttttattatttacaccgttattttatatttatgtttatttatttataatggATTAAATTCTGATTTTGGAATTGTTACTTCTTTCGCCTTtcacaatttttttttcttaacACCGCCATGAATATACTATCATTTCCTCActtgtataatttatttatcttacTTTTCGCCaggtttattttaaattcgcTTTCTGCTTACATAGATGCGACCACTTATATTGCTCCTTACAGACAGTTCTGTTTGACTGAGCTGGTCGGCAAGGATATGTTTGTTCACATTTCCTTCAACTTTATTGATCTTAGACAAGAGGAGGCCTTTGCTGCTTACATCATTGAGGAGGGCGCCGGCAAGTACATTTACAACGAAGGTACCATAAAGAACGAGGTTTCGGTCTCTTTCACCTCCATCGAGGGTCCTTCCGTTATTTTTTGCGTCCGCTCCCCTCACTCTGGCGGCCACTTGAACTTTTCAATCAAGTTCGGCGCTGACGCCCGTGACTATTCTATTATCGCAAAAAGCACACACCTCGATCCTGTGGACGCCAGGATTCAGAACGTTCTCGATGAGCTTTCCTCGTTTCACAAGGCTCAGCTCATCGGCGCCTCCTTCATTGACAAGACCAGTGAGAGGGCCATTCAAACATACCACCTGCTGGCTAGGTTCGCCATAGCCAACAGCGTTTTTATGATCTTCTCCACGATGTGTTACATTTTCTACTTCAGGCACTTTTTCAAGTCTAAAAAGTTAATATAGTATCATGTATATTTGCACATATGTTACCATACATTCCTTTATTCCGTCATACTTTATacttatgtgtatttattattgtgtatatttctGGATATTCATTGTATATGTGATCATGTATGTATTGGTGCTTATATGAACCTATACgcattattttatacattggcgtgtgtatatatatacttaagCATATACAGGCATTTGCATGCTCAAGTacgtgtgtaaatatacataatagaGCGAGTGCATAACATGTATGCTGTAGTTAAAATCTATATTGAATGTCTGGGAGCTCTATTGATTCGTTTGTCCCCTTGTCCCTCGCGATAATGTGCAAAATCAAATCTCCACCCTGTGTATCGAGAGACAATGTGCTGGTGCCACTGGCACTGCTCGTTCTGCTACTCGGAGTTGGTGTTTTGGCCATCAGGCGCTCACTCAGCAAATCCTTTAGTAACTTAGATCTGTTCATATTGTTCACGATGACGTAGCCGGATTGGAACGTTATTGCGTCCACGTTCACGTCGAACACGTACTCTATTAAATCGACCAACTCGTAcaagtatataaaattgtgGTCACTCTTTACCTCGTTATCGAGCATGTTCTTAAAAAACTCATTTTCCTTCAGAAACACGCTTGACAGGATCTTATTCCGCAATACACGacctattattttactcttaATTCGGTTACTTGATCCGTTACTTGTGCAGTTACTTGTACTGGTGACGTTCACGTTATCGTCAAAGTCATCATACATGGAAATGGTTCTATCAACCTTTTTGCTATGGTCGTCTACGTAGATGTAATCCCAATATGATAGTGAtaaactttttaaaattgactTTTCGTTGTTGATTGTGTACACTTCTGGCttatttgcgatatttgACACGAACTTGAGTGTTGCCGTGTTAAAGAAGTAGTTGTTAAAATACCTGGTTTCGCTCTCACCTTTTCCGTAATCGTGCGGGTATATCTTGAATATCATTTTCGCCTTGTTGTAGAAACCTATTTCGTCCCTTTCCACCAAGTACCGCAGTGTTACTCTACTGTTCAGCACAACTTCAGTGCCACCGACGTCGTCGCTATTGCAGGGCGCACATTCATGCTTTGTTTTCTCAATTCTGATGTTAACGGTACTACCGGACGGGTTTTTATGCAAATCCAGTCTTGAAAACAGTGCCAGCTTGTACAGTTCCAGAAATGAAAGCGACGCTGCTGTTGACACGCATGTTGACACTGCCGGTACTATGTTTTTCGCTCTTTTCACCACGCTAACTCTATCCGACTCtggtattttaaacttattgGCTCTCACATTTGACATTcgatatataaaattgacaGAGTCCTCACAACCTTCCTCCAACAGCATTAGCTTGGCTCTACTCTCATCTGACACAACATTGCTACCGGAGCTAACACACATTTTTGAAAGTTCATCTTTACGTCCGCCGGTAGTACTTTTCTTAACAGCACTGATGTACCTATCTAATTCAGCGAAGAAGGAATTCCTATCCAGCCTTTTACTGTGGTTGTTGCTGGTACCGTCCGTGTTCGTGGTGAATTCAAACATGCTAAAGCCTTGACTGATTAGTGACTTCAGCTTGTTGCAATCAAACGACCTACCGTCCAACTTATTTACGTTGTTTCCAGAGTATGGATAGAACTCCTTCAGTGATTTCAGTTTCAGGTTACTCAGCGTTTCTGTCAGCACTTTCTTGTGCTCCGTTTCGTGGCCGACGTACCTTTCGTACATTCTCAGTGCCCACTTTCTTATTTCCACGTTTTCTGACGCTAGCATATGCTTAGCGTGTCGGTTACTCATCGGCTCTTTGATTATCAACAGGTAGTCGTTCACCACTCCCAACAGTGTGTAGAAATAATTTGATCCCCTCTCTAGTGCCATCTCCACTGCCCTTATCGGGTCTCTTAAAAAGTTTCTCAACATCACATTCTGCCCATTAAACAGCCATGAGAACAGCTCGATTGAATAGAAAATGCAGTCGTCGATGTTTTCTGGGACTCCCTTTACTGAACAGCTATTCTTGCCCTTGAAGCTCTCTCCTGACACTGAACTTGAAAACGACTCCGTCACGTACGGCACTGTGATCGACGTGCTGCCTGCATCGTTGCCATGATTGGGCTTATATACCCTGGGTGTGACTAATTATCACTACTATCTAATCGTGTTCTCTTTAGGGTGTGTTTAACGGTTGTGGTGTTACCACCACTTCCGATCCCCTATTGTCCCCATTGCTTCTAATAATCGTATCTATCTACCTGATATTATACCACCACTATTTACAGCTATTTCTTACACTGCATCCCATATATTCCTGATTCCACCAGTGGCATTCTGTTTTGTGTGCAAAACCCATCTAGTGCCAATCTCCCCTCTATGTTATCAACGGCAGAAATTCCTACCCAATTATCCATTTCACTCTTTTGTTCGCTTCTCTTATCACCGTTTACCatacttcctcttcttccacttCCTCCTAGTTgcgatttaaaatatccGTATACTCCCTCTGTAAACGACATGTCATAGCCTACGTATTGTCCTGTGTCGTGCAACAACTTTAAATTGTTCACTGCGGTTTTTGCTTTTGAGCTTCCTATGTCATTTTGCGTGAATAGCGACTGTCTTGAGAGGTTTGATGTTTCCACTATGTCGTTATCTACCACTGCTACTCTCGGTACTTTCATCTCCGCTAACAGCCTTAGGTACTCACAACCCAGTGCTCCAGCTCCTATCAACAAAAACGATTTCCTATTTACATCGTCTATCGATTTTTTTGCTTTTTCTTTCAATTCGCAACTGTTATTTTTTGCTGCTGCactctttttatattctgcTGACTCACTGTTTcttaatgtaaatatatcaCTTCTGTCAACGAGGATCATATCAGCGGGTGTAAACATCTTTGTAATCCCCTTCATAGCTTCTTGTGCAGCCAGGGCTCCTGCATTCAAATTAACAAATGATATCCACCAAATATCtaatgttgtttttttgtgtctttatacacacacttgtaTATACCCACGTCATACTTACAATTtcacatatacatatattctCATGCATATCAGTATGTTTATGTACACATACTTATTCAAGCAGTTGCTTTTTACTGTACacataattatttacataactCTACTTATTGCTTACCTATCAATGTTGTTATTGCTGGTATCCTCAGGTCCCTCAACTCGTTGAAAATGCTCACTGTTTCACAGTCTGCCGTCGAATACACCTCCTTTGTCAAATCATAAAAGTTCCTAGAATCCAAGTCTTCCTTCAAGTTGTATAATTTTGCTTTGTTTAGTGCCATAAACGATGCCAACACTGACAAACTACTATTGTTTAATCTGTTGTTACAGCTTGGGCTGATAACCAGCTTGTCAATCTCTCTGTTCCTTAACACTCTATCACATATCAACCTTAGTAGTGTCTTCAACTTCCTCGTTTCCAACAATTTACTCAATAAATCTTCAATTTTACTAAAATTTACTTCTATCTTTTCATCTACTTTTTTTACtgataatatattttttggcGCCCTTTTCCTTCTCGTTTCTATCCATATTCTTAcagtatttttatcagTTCTGTCAACATTCACTATTTTATACGTGTCAATTACAACACTGCGATCACTCAActcacttttatttttattttttaatttacttttactatGCTtctgtgtgtattttactTGTACCATGTCACTCCTTTTATAATCGTGCAAATCCGAACCTGTTACTTCCAAACATGATTCTTTTCCCGAGTATACTAATTTACACGTGTGTTCTTGGTGTGAGTAATCCGACTTTACTCTTATTTCATGCTTTCCAAAATCGTTTATTACCAGTCCGTAGGTTCCTGTGGCAAAGGCGTATACAAAGTTACATTTTCTGtgaaatttattattatattttattgcTTCTGTTATTGGCCGATTTGCAAATATTACTGTTGAGTAATCTCCGCTCTTTATGTATTCCTCTGGGTCCGTGTGTGTGCTCTTTATGTTACTGTCTGGGTTCAATATTCTTATTTCTTCCAATTTAACCTTTGCCAGATTCTTATCGCAGTCCCATAATGTCACAGAAGACACTCCAGATCTTATTAGGTGTGTGATTATCTTCGATGATAGTTCATTTGCTCCCAGCACTAACACATTTGACCGATTCAGCAGTTTTAATCCTGAAGACCCAAAAACCAATTCAACTCTCGACAATTTATCTTCCAACTGAGATTCCTTGCTTCCAGGTTCTATAGTACTTGagttaaatttgtttttatggGATTCTTCATCTgcctttaatttttctattTCTCCATTTTTTTCTGGATTCCTTCtatatttgaatatatcctttaaaattaatccTTTTTTTCCATAATCTAAGTTAATCGAGTCgatcaaattaattttaaccGATATTATTATGGTTATTTGAAACAACAGTGTATGGCCGtacatataaacatattttgtttttacaaACACAATTATACTATAaatatctattttacaaatttatttcaattAATTATCttaattttcatttacACCTCATCACACCATTCAACAATCACACACACTTCTACCAtcactatttattttcaaatttcATCTATTTATTACCATACTCGCATATACCactattattaataaaattatgtgTATCTCATTTCAGATACTTTCTCCTATCTAGGGTTCCTGTTACTTTCGTTCTGCTGCAGGAACAGATATGCTCTCTGTGTGGCCACGGTTACTTTGTTCAGCATCTTCACCGCCTCCTTGTCGTTGATTTGGTACTTTTCAAGCCTAATGTTCGTGGATTCCTCCACGTTTTTCACCTTGTCTCTATCGTATTCATCTATGAACGATATTGCAGTACCGCTTCTTCCGGCTCTACCCGTTCTTCCGATCCTACAAACAATTAGTGAACTGCATCCAT is a window of Theileria orientalis strain Shintoku DNA, chromosome 2, complete genome DNA encoding:
- a CDS encoding cargo protein gives rise to the protein MNILSFPHLYNLFILLFARFILNSLSAYIDATTYIAPYRQFCLTELVGKDMFVHISFNFIDLRQEEAFAAYIIEEGAGKYIYNEGTIKNEVSVSFTSIEGPSVIFCVRSPHSGGHLNFSIKFGADARDYSIIAKSTHLDPVDARIQNVLDELSSFHKAQLIGASFIDKTSERAIQTYHLLARFAIANSVFMIFSTMCYIFYFRHFFKSKKLI
- a CDS encoding uncharacterized protein (ubiquitin-activating enzyme, E1 family protein); translation: MYGHTLLFQITIIISVKINLIDSINLDYGKKGLILKDIFKYRRNPEKNGEIEKLKADEESHKNKFNSSTIEPGSKESQLEDKLSRVELVFGSSGLKLLNRSNVLVLGANELSSKIITHLIRSGVSSVTLWDCDKNLAKVKLEEIRILNPDSNIKSTHTDPEEYIKSGDYSTVIFANRPITEAIKYNNKFHRKCNFVYAFATGTYGLVINDFGKHEIRVKSDYSHQEHTCKLVYSGKESCLEVTGSDLHDYKRSDMVQVKYTQKHSKSKLKNKNKSELSDRSVVIDTYKIVNVDRTDKNTVRIWIETRRKRAPKNILSVKKVDEKIEVNFSKIEDLLSKLLETRKLKTLLRLICDRVLRNREIDKLVISPSCNNRLNNSSLSVLASFMALNKAKLYNLKEDLDSRNFYDLTKEVYSTADCETVSIFNELRDLRIPAITTLIDIWWISFVNLNAGALAAQEAMKGITKMFTPADMILVDRSDIFTLRNSESAEYKKKKAKKSIDDVNRKSFLLIGAGALGCEYLRLLAEMKVPRVAVVDNDIVETSNLSRQSLFTQNDIGSSKAKTAVNNLKLLHDTGQYVGYDMSFTEGVYGYFKSQLGGSGRRGSMVNGDKRSEQKSEMDNWVGISAVDNIEGRLALDGFCTQNRMPLVESGIYGMQYTIIRSNGDNRGSEVVVTPQPTSITVPYVTESFSSSVSGESFKGKNSCSVKGVPENIDDCIFYSIELFSWLFNGQNVMLRNFLRDPIRAVEMALERGSNYFYTLLGVVNDYLLIIKEPMSNRHAKHMLASENVEIRKWALRMYERYVGHETEHKKVLTETLSNLKLKSLKEFYPYSGNNVNKLDGRSFDCNKLKSLISQGFSMFEFTTNTDGTSNNHSKRLDRNSFFAELDRYISAVKKSTTGGRKDELSKMCVSSGSNVVSDESRAKLMLLEEGCEDSVNFIYRMSNVRANKFKIPESDRVSVVKRAKNIVPAVSTCVSTAASLSFLELYKLALFSRLDLHKNPSGSTVNIRIEKTKHECAPCNSDDVGGTEVVLNSRVTLRYLVERDEIGFYNKAKMIFKIYPHDYGKGESETRYFNNYFFNTATLKFVSNIANKPEVYTINNEKSILKSLSLSYWDYIYVDDHSKKVDRTISMYDDFDDNVNVTSTSNCTSNGSSNRIKSKIIGRVLRNKILSSVFLKENEFFKNMLDNEVKSDHNFIYLYELVDLIEYVFDVNVDAITFQSGYVIVNNMNRSKLLKDLLSERLMAKTPTPNLILHIIARDKGTNESIELPDIQYRF